A single region of the Mycobacterium lentiflavum genome encodes:
- a CDS encoding nitronate monooxygenase, translating into MLAQFEMSIPLVAAPMSGGPTTPAMVSAATAAGGLGMLAAGYKTVQAVEAELKTVRAEGIPFGINLFAPNPVPVDPDSYRAYAAIIQKEADQFGLALPADPIEDTDRFDEKIALLLDDPVPMVSFTFGIPPRSVIVALQQAKTVVVQTVTTAQEAVQARDAGVDMLALQAAAAGGHSGTLTPLRPVQPVPIVDLVKQVTATVPLPVLAAGGLATADAVADVIRAGAAAAVVGTALLRATESGASATHQAALTDPARTETVLTHAFTGRPARGLRNRFIDDHEEHAPFGYPAIHYLTSPLRKAAAAAGKPDYVHLWAGTGYRHAAAAPTADILRRLASNL; encoded by the coding sequence ATGTTGGCACAGTTCGAGATGTCGATTCCGCTGGTTGCCGCCCCGATGTCGGGCGGCCCGACCACGCCGGCGATGGTGTCGGCCGCCACCGCGGCAGGCGGGCTGGGCATGCTCGCCGCGGGCTATAAGACGGTGCAGGCCGTCGAAGCCGAGCTCAAGACCGTGCGTGCCGAGGGAATCCCGTTCGGCATCAACCTGTTTGCACCCAACCCGGTGCCGGTCGACCCCGACAGCTACCGCGCTTATGCAGCGATCATCCAAAAGGAGGCCGACCAGTTCGGCCTCGCCCTGCCCGCCGACCCCATCGAGGACACCGATCGGTTCGACGAGAAGATCGCGCTGTTGCTCGATGACCCGGTGCCGATGGTGTCCTTCACGTTCGGCATCCCGCCGCGCAGCGTGATCGTCGCGCTGCAGCAGGCCAAAACCGTGGTGGTCCAAACGGTGACGACGGCGCAGGAGGCGGTGCAGGCCCGCGATGCCGGCGTGGACATGCTGGCCTTACAGGCAGCCGCCGCCGGTGGGCATTCCGGCACCCTCACACCGCTGCGACCGGTGCAGCCGGTCCCGATCGTGGACCTCGTCAAACAGGTGACCGCGACGGTGCCGCTGCCGGTACTGGCCGCCGGGGGGCTGGCAACAGCCGACGCGGTGGCGGACGTGATCCGGGCGGGAGCCGCCGCGGCTGTCGTCGGCACCGCTCTGTTGCGCGCCACCGAAAGCGGTGCGTCGGCGACCCACCAGGCCGCCCTGACCGATCCCGCTCGGACCGAGACGGTGTTGACCCATGCCTTCACCGGGCGCCCCGCCCGCGGACTGCGCAACAGGTTCATCGACGACCACGAGGAACACGCGCCGTTCGGCTATCCCGCAATTCACTACCTGACCAGCCCGCTGCGCAAAGCCGCCGCGGCTGCGGGCAAGCCCGACTACGTCCACCTGTGGGCAGGGACGGGATACCGGCACGCCGCCGCCGCACCCACCGCGGACATTCTGCGGCGGCTTGCTTCCAATCTGTGA
- a CDS encoding class II aldolase/adducin family protein, producing the protein MNTSDPRRGGLEVWAPSVVPLIGVDLTEEQALAVAFRHLAGIGFSENMAGHITWQLDGRTDMLVNPWGLWWQELTASDICLVDSEARVVRGRWDVTPAIHIHTELHRVRADARVVIHNHPYYVCVLAALGRLPELVHQTGALFLDDLCLVAEYDGEIDSPRRAADLAARIGGANLTILANHGVIATGRNLAEAVYRAASIERVCKLAYDVMLTGKEPVTMNWSDMAGMQRSLIERAADVYWAGAARMTIKADRDVLS; encoded by the coding sequence ATGAACACGTCTGATCCACGACGAGGTGGTCTGGAGGTGTGGGCGCCGTCCGTCGTACCCCTGATCGGTGTCGACCTGACCGAGGAACAGGCGCTCGCCGTGGCCTTCCGCCATCTGGCCGGTATCGGGTTCTCCGAGAACATGGCCGGACACATCACCTGGCAGCTCGACGGACGAACCGACATGTTGGTCAATCCTTGGGGCTTGTGGTGGCAGGAACTCACCGCGTCCGATATCTGCTTGGTGGACAGCGAAGCTCGTGTGGTGCGCGGTCGGTGGGACGTCACTCCTGCGATCCACATCCATACCGAACTGCATCGGGTCCGCGCGGACGCCCGAGTGGTCATCCACAATCATCCGTATTACGTCTGTGTGCTCGCGGCGCTGGGCAGACTGCCCGAACTCGTGCATCAGACCGGCGCGTTGTTTCTGGACGACCTGTGCCTGGTGGCCGAATACGATGGCGAGATCGACAGCCCCCGCCGCGCAGCCGATCTCGCGGCGCGCATCGGCGGTGCCAACCTCACGATCCTGGCCAACCACGGCGTCATCGCCACTGGCCGCAACCTCGCCGAGGCGGTCTACCGGGCGGCGTCGATCGAGCGGGTGTGCAAGCTGGCCTACGACGTCATGCTCACCGGCAAGGAGCCGGTCACGATGAACTGGTCGGACATGGCGGGCATGCAGCGATCCCTGATCGAGCGGGCCGCTGACGTGTACTGGGCCGGCGCGGCGCGGATGACGATCAAGGCGGATCGCGATGTACTCAGCTGA
- a CDS encoding arylsulfatase, whose protein sequence is MKRPNFLVILADDLGFSDIGAFGSEIETPNLDRLAHAGIRLTDFHSAPACSPTRAMLMTGTDHHVAGIGTMLEVAIPGFQGAPGYEGYLNDRVVALPELLRDAGYFTLMSGKWHLGHTIERSPWARGFERSFALLPAGASHYGGAAGRGFSPVPTLYTEDDQFVTVGEDFYSSDSYTDTLLGYFRDRAADPKDRDRPFFAYLPFQAPHWPLQAPDGSVAKYRGRYDAGPDALREERLAALKRLGLCAPDVEPHPVVADGAPEWADMTDEERAISARSMEVYAGMVDRMDWNIGRVIDYLAETGELDNTVVMFMSDNGAEGAIVEAMPLRGPQIAAQIEKNCDNSLENLGRPTSFIWYGPRWAQAATAPSRLHKAFTTEGGIRVVGFVTWPGFARQHAIGTAFATVMDITPTVLELAGVEHPGASYRDRDIEPMLGRSLVPYLSCDAEAVHPGETGTGWELFGRRAIRQGDWKALYLPPPYGPGAWQLYDLSCDRGEIHDLAATRPDKLAELLALWDRYVEENGVLTEPVSVYDADPQLLG, encoded by the coding sequence GTGAAGCGGCCTAACTTTTTGGTGATCCTGGCAGACGACCTCGGGTTTTCCGACATCGGGGCGTTCGGCAGCGAAATCGAAACGCCCAACCTCGACCGTCTCGCCCACGCGGGCATCAGGCTCACCGATTTCCATTCGGCGCCGGCCTGCTCGCCGACCCGGGCGATGCTGATGACCGGAACCGACCACCACGTCGCCGGTATCGGCACGATGCTGGAAGTCGCGATCCCCGGATTCCAGGGGGCGCCCGGCTACGAGGGTTATCTCAACGACCGCGTCGTCGCGCTGCCGGAACTCTTGCGCGACGCCGGCTATTTCACCCTGATGTCGGGCAAATGGCATCTGGGCCACACGATTGAAAGATCGCCGTGGGCAAGGGGTTTCGAGCGTTCTTTTGCGCTGCTGCCTGCCGGTGCCAGTCACTACGGCGGTGCCGCCGGCCGCGGATTCTCGCCGGTGCCAACGCTTTACACCGAAGACGACCAGTTCGTCACGGTGGGAGAAGACTTCTACTCGTCGGACTCCTACACCGACACCTTGCTCGGCTACTTCCGCGACCGCGCGGCCGACCCGAAAGATCGAGACCGGCCGTTCTTCGCATACCTGCCGTTTCAGGCGCCGCACTGGCCGCTGCAGGCGCCCGATGGGTCCGTTGCCAAATACCGCGGCCGCTACGACGCGGGCCCGGATGCGTTGCGCGAGGAGCGGTTGGCGGCGCTGAAGCGCCTCGGTCTCTGTGCGCCCGACGTCGAGCCGCATCCGGTCGTCGCCGATGGCGCGCCGGAGTGGGCCGATATGACAGACGAGGAGCGCGCGATTTCGGCCCGCTCCATGGAGGTCTACGCCGGCATGGTGGACCGGATGGACTGGAACATCGGCCGGGTGATCGACTACCTGGCCGAGACCGGCGAGTTGGACAACACCGTCGTGATGTTCATGTCCGACAACGGCGCCGAGGGCGCGATCGTCGAGGCGATGCCCTTGCGCGGCCCCCAGATCGCCGCGCAGATCGAAAAGAACTGTGACAACAGCCTGGAGAACCTGGGCCGGCCGACGTCGTTCATCTGGTACGGACCCCGCTGGGCACAGGCCGCCACGGCGCCTTCGCGGTTGCACAAGGCCTTCACCACCGAGGGCGGTATCCGGGTGGTGGGTTTCGTCACGTGGCCGGGCTTCGCGCGCCAGCACGCGATCGGCACCGCGTTCGCGACCGTCATGGACATCACTCCGACCGTGCTGGAACTGGCCGGCGTCGAACATCCCGGCGCCTCTTACCGCGACCGCGACATCGAGCCGATGCTCGGGCGCTCCCTGGTGCCGTACCTGTCGTGCGACGCCGAAGCGGTCCACCCGGGCGAGACCGGCACCGGCTGGGAATTGTTCGGCCGCCGCGCGATCCGACAAGGCGACTGGAAAGCCCTGTATCTGCCCCCGCCATACGGGCCGGGCGCCTGGCAGCTCTACGACCTTTCGTGCGACCGGGGTGAGATCCACGACCTCGCGGCCACCCGTCCCGACAAGTTGGCCGAGCTGCTCGCGTTGTGGGACCGCTATGTCGAGGAAAACGGTGTGCTCACGGAGCCGGTCTCGGTGTACGACGCCGACCCGCAATTGCTCGGTTAA
- a CDS encoding class I SAM-dependent methyltransferase: MLTTGKVDFTSVRWGSVEWTNLVTLYLRAHESRSRHPILGDHAAADAVARIDYDFKRIHRNSLPASNQYLVALRAKQLDVWCADFLSHHPDAVVLHLGAGLDGRAFRLDLPPAVLWFDLDQPSVIELRRRLYDETERYKMIGSSVTESSWLDQIPTGRPTLVVAEGLLMYVEESAVRELFARVLDRFDCGELQFDTLSALAPLLSKVLTRGIIRWGIGNARDIETWNPKLRLVEQTPAQAGYEKIDSTVVRWIYRFFNASPFGPYDTLNRFAF, encoded by the coding sequence ATTTTGACGACGGGCAAGGTTGATTTCACTTCGGTCCGCTGGGGCTCAGTCGAGTGGACGAACCTCGTGACGTTGTATCTGCGTGCCCACGAAAGCCGTTCCCGGCATCCGATTCTCGGTGACCATGCCGCCGCGGATGCCGTCGCCCGGATCGACTACGACTTCAAACGCATACACCGGAATTCGTTGCCGGCGTCCAATCAATACCTGGTCGCGCTGCGCGCGAAGCAGCTCGACGTGTGGTGCGCCGATTTCCTTTCGCACCACCCGGACGCGGTCGTCTTGCACCTGGGCGCCGGCCTCGACGGTCGGGCCTTTCGCCTGGATTTACCGCCGGCGGTGCTGTGGTTCGACCTCGACCAGCCGAGCGTTATCGAGCTTCGCCGGCGGCTTTACGACGAAACCGAGCGGTACAAGATGATCGGCTCGTCGGTCACCGAGTCGAGCTGGCTCGATCAGATTCCTACCGGCCGCCCGACACTCGTCGTCGCCGAGGGCCTGCTGATGTATGTGGAGGAGAGTGCCGTCCGCGAGCTGTTCGCGCGCGTGCTGGACCGATTCGATTGCGGGGAGCTGCAATTCGACACCCTCTCCGCGCTGGCGCCGTTGCTCTCAAAAGTGCTCACCCGGGGCATTATCAGATGGGGGATCGGCAATGCGCGTGACATCGAAACGTGGAATCCAAAGCTGCGATTGGTTGAACAGACACCCGCACAGGCCGGCTACGAAAAGATCGACAGCACCGTCGTGCGGTGGATATACCGATTCTTCAATGCGTCGCCGTTCGGCCCGTACGACACGTTGAACCGGTTTGCGTTCTAG
- a CDS encoding amidohydrolase family protein, with protein sequence MKSIDELASNLNFTTAKTGDERSVTFLPDPPRSPRHYTVISVDDHIVEPPDTFTGRLPRKFADRAPRVVDTDSGGQTWVYDNQELPNVGFNAVVGRPVAEYGFEPVRFDEMRRGAWDIHERVKDMDLNGIYASLNFPSFLPGFAGQRLQQVTKDRDLALASVRAWNDWHLEVWAGSYPERIIPCQLPWLLDPELGAKMIHENAARGFHAVTFSENPAMLGLPSIHSGHWDPIMAACADTETVVNLHIGSSGSSPSTTEDAPPDVQGVLFFAYAISAAVDWLYSGLPSRFPDLKICLSEGGIGWVAGLLDRLDHMLSYHAMYGTWQALGEKLTPAEVFTRNFWFCAVEDKSSFVQRDRIGMENIMLEADYPHCDSTWPHTQQTIHEEIDDLPPDAIRKFTWENASRLYQHPVPAAVQQDPDAF encoded by the coding sequence ATGAAATCGATTGACGAGCTGGCCTCGAATCTGAATTTCACGACGGCCAAGACCGGCGACGAGCGTTCGGTCACGTTTCTGCCGGACCCGCCGCGTTCGCCGCGCCACTACACGGTGATCTCGGTCGACGACCACATCGTGGAACCCCCGGACACCTTCACCGGCCGGCTGCCCCGAAAGTTCGCCGACCGTGCGCCGCGGGTCGTCGACACCGACAGCGGCGGACAGACCTGGGTCTATGACAATCAGGAACTGCCCAACGTCGGGTTCAACGCTGTGGTCGGGCGCCCGGTGGCCGAGTACGGCTTCGAGCCGGTCCGATTCGACGAAATGCGCAGGGGCGCATGGGATATCCATGAGCGCGTCAAGGACATGGACCTCAACGGCATCTACGCGTCGCTGAATTTTCCGTCGTTTCTGCCTGGCTTCGCCGGCCAGCGGTTGCAGCAGGTGACCAAGGATCGCGATCTGGCACTGGCCTCGGTCCGGGCGTGGAACGACTGGCACCTCGAGGTGTGGGCCGGTTCGTATCCCGAACGAATCATTCCCTGCCAGCTGCCCTGGCTGCTGGACCCCGAGCTGGGCGCCAAGATGATCCACGAGAACGCCGCGCGCGGCTTCCACGCGGTGACGTTCAGCGAGAACCCCGCCATGCTGGGGTTGCCGAGTATCCATTCAGGACACTGGGATCCGATCATGGCCGCATGCGCCGACACCGAAACGGTGGTGAATCTGCATATCGGATCGTCGGGTTCCTCGCCGTCGACCACCGAGGACGCTCCGCCGGACGTACAGGGCGTGCTGTTCTTCGCCTACGCCATCTCGGCGGCCGTGGACTGGTTGTACTCCGGATTGCCGAGCAGATTCCCGGATCTCAAGATCTGTTTGTCGGAAGGCGGAATCGGCTGGGTGGCAGGCCTGCTCGATCGCCTCGATCACATGCTCAGCTACCACGCTATGTACGGCACCTGGCAGGCCCTAGGGGAGAAGCTCACTCCCGCAGAGGTTTTCACCCGCAACTTCTGGTTCTGCGCGGTGGAGGACAAGTCGTCGTTCGTGCAGCGCGACCGAATCGGTATGGAAAACATCATGCTCGAAGCCGACTATCCGCACTGCGACTCCACCTGGCCGCACACGCAACAAACGATCCACGAGGAGATCGATGACCTGCCGCCGGACGCGATCCGCAAGTTCACCTGGGAGAACGCGTCGCGGTTGTACCAGCACCCGGTGCCAGCAGCGGTCCAGCAGGATCCCGACGCGTTCTGA